In Ruminococcaceae bacterium BL-4, one DNA window encodes the following:
- the fixL gene encoding Sensor protein fixL, which produces MIPDVVCTIFSFSILAILFFVTYSVKKGNLRLIHRLFFTLALAMAVFMGALLVMRLISPDDTFGLWLCDSTTYLGGPLASTDCLLIALTFIKGLEKLPKRYYWLLFIPACTVILAWTNPLHHLMYEHFSVIPNQIVFGPFMAVNGIYCYICMISSIALMTNFAIHNHNRLYIKQTICFSVGAAVPLIVSFLATFKIVDFQIYATPLAFNVTILLDGFAIFYFHILDIKPLATQQILDSFTDGYLVLSDHYLVLDYNKPFEKVFGKANGIQENQYLPNIQRNSLDRSCLVNLLTSLGTCRQTGSSISYEQPITLPNQGEGYHQKYYMVEITPLILQDKIGGFLACFKDVSMMKKSIQRLQESQKRMVEQERLASLGQMIGGIAHNLKTPIMAISGGTLAINNLVDECCKSLGDPEVNEDDYRQIYQEMAEWLSRIRESCSYMSDIISAVKGQAISMSQETPNQTFALNDAIKRVEILMRHELKSKKCTLKIQQDFSGEALLQGDINGLVQVLNNLISNAIDAQKPDGGLVELSLKKDSHALILSIRDHGTGIPPEIMAKLFKQMYTSKGSLGTGLGLYISNSIIKAKFNGIMWADNHPEGGAVFGISIPAETVTFSEEGTLQ; this is translated from the coding sequence TTGATACCAGATGTTGTTTGTACCATCTTTTCCTTTTCAATTCTTGCAATTTTATTTTTTGTAACATATAGTGTCAAAAAGGGGAATCTTCGCCTGATCCATCGACTGTTTTTTACGCTGGCTCTTGCAATGGCCGTCTTTATGGGCGCCCTTCTGGTCATGCGTCTTATCAGCCCCGACGATACTTTTGGACTTTGGCTCTGCGACTCTACTACTTATTTGGGCGGACCATTAGCCTCTACTGATTGTCTTCTTATCGCTTTAACCTTTATCAAAGGATTGGAAAAGTTACCAAAACGCTATTATTGGCTTTTGTTCATTCCTGCCTGTACCGTAATTCTTGCATGGACAAATCCGCTGCATCATTTGATGTATGAACATTTCTCCGTAATTCCCAATCAAATTGTTTTCGGCCCGTTTATGGCGGTAAATGGAATTTATTGTTATATCTGCATGATTTCCTCGATTGCCCTTATGACAAATTTTGCAATTCACAACCATAACCGCTTGTATATCAAACAAACTATTTGCTTTTCCGTCGGTGCTGCCGTTCCTCTAATTGTCAGTTTTCTTGCAACTTTTAAAATTGTCGATTTTCAGATTTATGCAACGCCGCTAGCCTTCAATGTAACAATTCTTCTCGATGGATTCGCCATTTTTTATTTTCATATTCTTGATATCAAACCATTGGCAACTCAGCAAATTCTGGATTCTTTTACCGACGGTTATCTTGTTTTAAGTGATCATTACCTGGTATTGGACTATAATAAACCATTTGAAAAAGTTTTCGGAAAAGCAAATGGAATTCAGGAAAACCAGTATCTTCCCAATATTCAAAGAAATTCTTTGGACCGCTCCTGTCTTGTCAATTTGCTGACCTCTTTGGGTACTTGCCGTCAAACCGGTTCCAGTATCTCCTATGAACAACCCATCACACTTCCCAACCAAGGAGAAGGTTACCATCAAAAATATTACATGGTAGAAATCACTCCCCTCATTCTTCAAGATAAAATAGGCGGATTTTTAGCCTGCTTTAAAGATGTCTCCATGATGAAAAAAAGCATTCAGCGTTTACAGGAAAGCCAAAAACGTATGGTGGAGCAAGAACGGCTGGCTTCCCTTGGACAAATGATCGGGGGGATTGCACATAATCTAAAAACTCCAATTATGGCAATTTCGGGAGGAACGCTTGCCATTAATAATCTGGTTGATGAATGCTGCAAAAGTTTAGGTGACCCAGAAGTAAATGAAGATGACTACCGCCAAATCTATCAGGAAATGGCCGAATGGCTGAGCCGGATTCGGGAATCCTGTTCTTATATGTCCGATATTATTTCGGCAGTCAAAGGACAAGCCATCAGTATGAGTCAGGAAACGCCAAACCAAACATTTGCTTTAAACGATGCAATTAAACGCGTGGAAATTTTAATGCGCCATGAATTAAAAAGTAAAAAATGCACTTTAAAAATTCAGCAGGATTTTTCCGGAGAAGCTTTACTGCAAGGAGATATCAACGGTCTTGTTCAAGTCCTCAATAACTTAATTTCCAATGCAATTGATGCCCAAAAGCCGGACGGAGGGTTGGTCGAATTATCTCTCAAGAAAGACAGCCACGCCTTAATTCTTTCTATCCGTGATCATGGCACAGGCATTCCACCGGAAATCATGGCAAAGCTATTTAAACAAATGTATACCAGCAAAGGAAGTTTAGGCACCGGACTGGGACTTTACATTTCAAATTCCATTATAAAAGCAAAGTTCAATGGGATTATGTGGGCAGATAATCATCCTGAAGGAGGTGCTGTTTTCGGTATCTCTATTCCTGCCGAAACAGTTACTTTTTCCGAGGAGGGTACTTTACAATGA
- a CDS encoding HD domain-containing protein — protein MRKHRISAQQTDISILTLDDDEIMTLTVQSYLQEFGYHVDTENNPERAIERIRTGNYDILLLDYLMSPICGNEVVTKIRAFNQDLYIILLTGHKDLVPPVKTIRELDIQGYYEKSDRFDQLGLLVESCVKSIRQMRTIRHYQNGLQDILEKSLELFQRQPLQQQMDLILEQLKRLFSIENGFVYISQKSIGTLFSGIGNLKEGKKSADKIWQQSHSKEGNYQIDSENPLLIIPLVDEYHQQIGIIGISSSTRHFPDHQLLQLYVRQATAALENRMLQNMVDLTNAHLQKTYTQLEQQFAEMTNAVRSMVDAKDIYTSNHSDRVSYYSELIAKSMGKSKEFIKRIRIAGLFHDIGKIKVPDQILLKNGPLTNEEFKVIKRHSKDGAILLSSIRSYQTIAPIVLSHHEHWDGTGYPNRISGYEIPEESRIISVADAFDAMTSHRRYRNNLTLEQAKQQLIEGRGTQFAPEPVDVFLAILEQNPDILSNSNSTSNPTNF, from the coding sequence ATGAGAAAACACCGCATCTCCGCACAACAAACTGATATTTCAATTCTTACACTTGACGATGATGAAATCATGACACTGACGGTACAGTCTTATCTGCAGGAATTTGGATATCATGTAGACACCGAAAACAATCCGGAACGTGCGATCGAACGCATTCGTACTGGAAATTATGATATTCTGCTTCTGGATTATCTGATGTCTCCAATTTGTGGAAACGAGGTCGTTACAAAGATTCGTGCTTTTAACCAGGATCTTTATATTATTCTTTTAACAGGCCACAAAGACTTAGTTCCCCCGGTCAAAACAATTCGGGAACTGGATATTCAGGGATACTATGAAAAAAGTGACCGCTTTGATCAGCTTGGACTTTTGGTAGAATCCTGCGTAAAATCGATCCGGCAAATGCGCACGATTCGCCATTACCAAAATGGGTTACAAGACATTTTAGAAAAAAGCCTCGAATTATTTCAAAGACAACCTTTGCAACAGCAAATGGATTTGATTTTGGAACAACTCAAACGTTTATTTTCGATCGAAAACGGATTTGTTTATATTTCGCAAAAAAGTATAGGGACACTTTTTTCCGGAATCGGGAATCTGAAAGAGGGGAAAAAATCAGCAGATAAAATTTGGCAACAATCCCACAGTAAAGAGGGCAATTACCAAATTGATTCCGAAAATCCGCTTCTAATCATCCCATTAGTTGATGAATATCATCAGCAAATCGGGATCATCGGAATTTCAAGTTCCACCCGCCATTTTCCAGACCATCAGCTCTTACAGCTTTATGTCCGCCAGGCAACCGCAGCTCTGGAAAATCGTATGCTTCAAAATATGGTTGACCTGACAAATGCGCATTTGCAAAAAACTTACACTCAATTGGAACAGCAATTTGCAGAAATGACAAATGCAGTACGTTCCATGGTGGATGCAAAAGATATTTATACCTCCAACCACTCCGATCGAGTCTCTTATTATTCCGAATTGATTGCAAAATCGATGGGCAAAAGCAAAGAATTTATCAAAAGGATTCGTATCGCCGGTCTTTTTCATGATATCGGAAAGATCAAAGTTCCTGACCAAATCTTATTAAAAAATGGTCCTCTGACTAATGAAGAATTTAAAGTCATCAAAAGGCATTCAAAAGACGGTGCCATCTTACTTTCTTCCATTCGTTCCTATCAAACAATTGCACCTATCGTTTTAAGTCACCATGAACATTGGGACGGAACTGGATATCCAAATAGAATATCCGGTTACGAAATTCCCGAAGAATCTAGAATCATCAGTGTTGCAGATGCGTTTGATGCGATGACCTCTCACCGCCGCTACCGCAATAATTTAACCTTGGAACAAGCAAAGCAACAATTAATTGAAGGTCGTGGAACACAATTTGCTCCGGAACCTGTCGATGTATTTCTTGCCATTCTGGAGCAAAATCCAGATATTCTTTCTAATTCCAACTCCACAAGCAATCCCACTAACTTTTAA
- the fadD gene encoding Long-chain-fatty-acid--CoA ligase, with protein MHSYPYYPTTCYDTFSSFLSGIQARYKNQPAITEYDQDGIPYTVTYQQIYQTAHEFGEALLQKGLQGKHIAIAGENSLEWLISFFTVTAIGSVAVLIDIDQDTDTIRKMISSADCDFLIISDSVKKLFSKDGPISKMESVSICSDDKKAPNSFQSVCAQGAQLIAQQKKAFLNLKTNGNDLAVIAFTSGTTNASKAVMLSQKGILINAGQSMAMVKFTEKVFTFLPFFHTYGITCCVLNALIAGCHLCINGNLKTFQRDLGLFRPGTLLAVPLVMEIINKNLSKALSDAGLPENPPEKQLLWFHRKEESVPPEWKTIKQKCLGDLSLLICGGACLAPDVVERMHKFGIVCLEGYGITECSPLISVNRNKDYCFGSVGKILPCFQLKLQEDEILVRGDSVMMGYYKDKELTDSVLIDGWFHTGDLGVLDKNGFLHITGRKKNLIVLKNGKKVSPEEIENRVSQLPLVKEVIAYGASIGEVKDNARLAVMIYPDPDKTQGMNAYEVLNLLQKQIDELNVEYPSYKQIQLVNLRETPFEKTSAQKIKRKI; from the coding sequence ATGCATTCTTATCCATATTACCCCACCACTTGTTACGATACTTTTTCATCATTCCTTTCTGGAATTCAGGCCCGGTATAAAAATCAGCCAGCCATTACGGAATATGATCAGGACGGGATTCCTTATACGGTTACTTACCAGCAAATTTATCAAACTGCTCATGAATTTGGAGAAGCACTTCTTCAAAAAGGATTACAGGGAAAACACATCGCTATCGCTGGGGAAAACAGTCTGGAATGGTTGATTTCCTTTTTTACAGTAACCGCTATCGGTTCTGTTGCGGTTTTAATTGACATTGACCAGGATACGGATACCATTCGCAAAATGATCTCTTCTGCAGACTGCGATTTTTTAATTATATCTGATTCTGTAAAAAAGCTTTTCTCAAAAGATGGTCCTATTTCAAAAATGGAAAGCGTCAGCATATGCTCGGACGACAAAAAAGCACCAAACAGTTTTCAGAGCGTTTGTGCACAAGGTGCCCAACTAATTGCACAGCAGAAAAAAGCATTTTTAAATCTTAAAACAAACGGCAATGATCTGGCGGTAATTGCCTTTACCTCCGGAACGACTAATGCTTCCAAAGCGGTTATGCTCTCTCAAAAAGGGATCTTAATCAATGCTGGTCAATCTATGGCGATGGTAAAATTCACAGAAAAAGTATTTACCTTCCTTCCATTTTTTCATACCTATGGAATCACCTGCTGCGTTTTAAATGCACTGATTGCCGGCTGCCATCTCTGTATTAACGGAAACCTCAAAACGTTCCAGCGTGATCTTGGCCTTTTTCGTCCTGGTACCTTATTGGCTGTTCCTCTTGTTATGGAAATTATAAACAAAAACTTGTCAAAAGCTTTATCAGACGCTGGTTTGCCTGAAAATCCGCCCGAAAAACAGCTTCTTTGGTTCCACCGAAAAGAAGAATCCGTCCCACCCGAATGGAAAACAATTAAGCAGAAATGTTTGGGAGATCTTTCTCTTTTGATCTGTGGCGGCGCTTGTCTTGCTCCGGACGTAGTTGAGAGGATGCATAAATTCGGCATCGTTTGTCTAGAAGGATATGGAATCACAGAATGTTCTCCACTGATCAGCGTAAACCGCAACAAGGATTATTGCTTTGGCAGTGTTGGAAAAATTCTCCCCTGCTTCCAGCTCAAGCTGCAAGAGGATGAAATTCTGGTGCGCGGTGACAGTGTGATGATGGGATATTACAAAGATAAGGAATTGACGGATTCTGTTTTAATTGACGGTTGGTTCCATACCGGCGATCTCGGAGTTCTAGATAAAAACGGTTTCCTACATATTACCGGCAGAAAAAAGAATTTGATTGTTCTGAAAAACGGAAAAAAAGTCTCTCCGGAAGAAATAGAAAACCGTGTATCTCAATTACCACTTGTAAAAGAGGTCATTGCATATGGAGCAAGCATTGGAGAAGTAAAGGACAATGCCAGACTTGCCGTGATGATCTATCCAGATCCTGACAAAACACAGGGAATGAATGCTTATGAAGTCTTGAACCTTTTGCAAAAACAAATTGATGAGCTGAATGTTGAATATCCATCTTACAAACAAATTCAGCTTGTCAATCTACGCGAAACCCCTTTTGAAAAAACCTCCGCGCAAAAAATCAAACGGAAAATTTAG
- a CDS encoding Acyl carrier protein: protein MENLLNTLQSIIYEITGKQGITYETDLVKDLQLNSFDLINIVCACEKKFHITIETREIWKLHRIKDVISYLQDKGVQ, encoded by the coding sequence TTGGAAAATTTATTAAATACACTACAATCGATCATCTATGAAATCACCGGGAAACAGGGAATAACTTATGAAACCGACCTCGTAAAGGATTTACAGTTAAATTCTTTTGACCTGATTAACATTGTCTGCGCCTGTGAAAAAAAGTTTCATATTACAATTGAGACACGGGAAATTTGGAAGCTGCACCGCATTAAAGATGTCATTTCTTATCTACAGGATAAGGGCGTACAATGA
- a CDS encoding putative enzyme (Evidence 3 : Putative function from multiple computational evidences; Product type e : enzyme) produces the protein MTKIFLFQKDQDFSPEYALQKALHLFDPDFNFHAVKLEHQKSGQPYLKGTPYTISISHSGIFWGCALCDCDKIGFDIQIIEQNREMNSIAKRFFHPAEYAHLCRTQFADFFSIWTAKESYVKYLGSGIDENFCRFSTVNQNGFLSAINGTALYPIKWDSAYRIFCCGGKSTPFFYNFAQKKGC, from the coding sequence ATGACAAAAATTTTTCTCTTTCAAAAAGATCAGGATTTTTCGCCCGAATACGCACTGCAAAAAGCTTTGCATCTTTTTGATCCGGATTTCAATTTTCATGCCGTAAAATTAGAACATCAGAAAAGTGGTCAACCCTATCTGAAAGGAACTCCTTACACGATCTCCATCTCACACAGCGGTATTTTTTGGGGGTGTGCGCTCTGCGACTGTGATAAAATCGGCTTTGATATTCAAATTATTGAACAAAATCGGGAAATGAATTCCATCGCTAAGCGGTTTTTTCATCCCGCAGAATACGCTCATCTATGCCGAACACAGTTTGCTGATTTCTTTTCCATATGGACCGCAAAGGAAAGTTATGTTAAATATTTAGGCAGCGGGATCGACGAAAACTTTTGCCGCTTTTCTACGGTTAATCAAAACGGATTTCTGTCTGCAATAAATGGGACTGCTCTTTACCCTATCAAGTGGGACTCCGCTTATCGAATTTTTTGCTGCGGCGGAAAATCGACTCCGTTTTTTTATAATTTTGCTCAAAAAAAGGGATGCTGA
- a CDS encoding Stress-response A/B barrel domain-containing protein — translation MVKHLVLWKLKDLEQKNAVADAALLRSRFNSLLGIVDGLKSIQVGANYKPGDYDLCLECVFDSKEDEEKYQVHPEHLKIKALVAKMICGRTAFDYEI, via the coding sequence ATGGTGAAACATCTTGTTCTTTGGAAGCTTAAAGACTTAGAACAAAAAAATGCAGTAGCAGATGCGGCACTATTGCGCAGCCGCTTTAATTCACTGCTTGGAATTGTTGATGGATTAAAATCCATACAAGTTGGAGCCAATTATAAACCTGGAGATTATGATTTATGTTTAGAGTGTGTATTTGATTCGAAAGAAGACGAAGAAAAGTATCAAGTTCACCCAGAACATTTAAAAATCAAGGCATTGGTTGCAAAAATGATTTGTGGGCGTACCGCGTTTGATTATGAAATCTGA
- the clpB gene encoding protein disaggregation chaperone (Evidence 2a : Function from experimental evidences in other organisms; PubMedId : 14550559, 14640692; Product type f : factor) produces MNAQNFTQKSIDAVQGAQSLATANENMQIEQVHLLAALLQQENGLIPQLMKKMNVDPQAFLNAVNLEIKKLPGVSGPGREAGKIYVSQAVDSALNEAENAASHMKDEYVSVEHLLLGLLRKADKTLKDLFRTFGVTESGFLAALSSVRGNTRVTSDNPEGTYDSLSKYAQDLVELARNHKLDPVIGRDTEIRDVVRILSRKTKNNPVLIGEPGVGKTAIAEGLALRIVRGDVPDNLKNRKLYSLDMGSLIAGAKYRGEFEERLKAVLNEVKKSEGKIILFIDELHTIVGAGKTEGSMDAGNLLKPMLARGELHCIGATTLNEYHKYIEKDAALERRFQPVMVEEPTVEDTISILRGLKERYEVFHGVKIQDQALIAAATLSDRYISDRFLPDKAIDLVDEACAMVRTEMDSMPTELDDVSRKIMQLEIEEAALKKEDDRLSQAHLVDIQKELAERRERFKEMKAKWENEKQSIEKVQKLRSDLEDCHAQIEKAEREYDLNKAAELKYGRLPQLQKELEKQEAIAEKSQEAQLLHDRVTDEEIAEIVGRWTGIPVAKLMEGEREKLLRLDEQLHQRVIGQDEAVQKVADAILRSRAGIQDPNRPIGSFLFLGPTGVGKTELAKALAETLFDDEKNLIRIDMTEYMEKFSVSRLIGAPPGYVGYEEGGQLTEAVRRHPYSVVLFDEVEKAHPDVFNVLLQVLDDGRITDSQGRTVDFKNTIIILTSNLGSQYILEGIGEDGSISEEARNQVHALLRKQFRPEFLNRLDEIVFYKPLQRSEIDQIVNLQMEDLRRRLVDKELDVTLTDRARDYVVDQAFDPAYGARPLKRFLQSRVETLIARKMIAGEIAPRSTIVVDYDGKELTASSQKQGNKNLKSS; encoded by the coding sequence ATGAATGCACAGAATTTTACACAGAAATCCATTGACGCGGTTCAAGGCGCACAGAGCTTGGCAACAGCCAACGAAAATATGCAGATTGAACAGGTACATTTGCTGGCGGCATTGCTTCAGCAGGAAAATGGTCTGATTCCGCAGCTGATGAAAAAGATGAATGTGGATCCACAGGCATTTTTAAATGCGGTCAATCTAGAGATTAAGAAATTGCCGGGCGTTTCCGGACCAGGCAGAGAGGCAGGAAAAATCTATGTTTCTCAGGCAGTAGATTCTGCTTTGAATGAGGCAGAAAATGCTGCTTCTCACATGAAAGATGAGTATGTTAGTGTTGAGCATTTACTTTTAGGATTGCTCCGCAAGGCAGATAAAACATTAAAGGATCTGTTTCGTACCTTTGGAGTTACTGAAAGCGGATTCCTTGCGGCACTTTCCAGTGTGCGCGGGAATACAAGAGTGACCAGTGATAATCCGGAAGGGACCTATGATTCTCTTTCTAAATATGCGCAGGATTTGGTAGAGCTTGCCCGAAATCATAAATTGGATCCGGTGATTGGCCGTGATACAGAGATTCGAGACGTGGTTCGAATCCTTTCGCGTAAAACGAAAAACAATCCGGTTCTGATTGGTGAACCGGGTGTCGGTAAAACTGCGATTGCTGAGGGACTTGCCCTGCGAATTGTTCGCGGAGATGTTCCTGACAACCTAAAGAACCGCAAGCTTTATTCTCTGGATATGGGTTCGCTTATTGCGGGGGCCAAATATCGCGGTGAATTTGAGGAACGTCTCAAAGCGGTTCTCAATGAAGTTAAAAAATCCGAAGGAAAAATCATTCTGTTTATCGATGAGCTGCATACCATTGTAGGCGCCGGAAAAACAGAAGGCAGTATGGATGCCGGAAACCTTTTAAAGCCGATGTTGGCCCGCGGCGAACTGCATTGTATCGGTGCAACAACCTTAAATGAATACCATAAATATATTGAAAAAGATGCTGCACTGGAACGCCGGTTCCAACCGGTCATGGTGGAAGAGCCAACCGTTGAAGATACGATTTCGATTCTGCGTGGATTAAAGGAACGCTATGAGGTGTTCCATGGCGTTAAAATTCAGGATCAGGCACTGATTGCAGCAGCAACCCTTTCTGATCGGTATATTTCGGATCGTTTTTTGCCTGATAAGGCAATCGACCTTGTTGATGAAGCATGCGCAATGGTTCGCACTGAGATGGATTCCATGCCGACCGAGCTGGACGATGTTTCGCGTAAAATCATGCAGTTGGAGATTGAAGAAGCAGCACTCAAAAAAGAGGATGACCGTTTGAGTCAGGCCCACCTTGTTGATATTCAGAAGGAACTTGCGGAGCGTCGTGAGCGATTTAAGGAAATGAAGGCAAAGTGGGAAAACGAAAAGCAGTCTATTGAAAAAGTTCAGAAACTGCGCAGTGATCTGGAAGACTGCCATGCACAGATCGAGAAGGCAGAGCGGGAATATGATCTAAATAAAGCTGCCGAACTAAAATATGGCCGTTTGCCGCAGCTGCAAAAAGAGCTGGAAAAGCAGGAAGCAATCGCTGAAAAATCGCAGGAAGCGCAGCTTTTGCATGATCGCGTGACTGACGAGGAGATTGCAGAGATTGTGGGACGTTGGACCGGAATTCCTGTAGCAAAATTGATGGAAGGCGAAAGAGAAAAGCTTTTGCGTCTTGATGAACAGCTGCATCAGCGGGTGATTGGCCAGGACGAAGCAGTCCAAAAGGTGGCAGATGCAATTCTGCGTTCTCGTGCAGGCATTCAGGATCCAAATCGTCCGATTGGCTCATTCCTGTTCCTTGGACCTACTGGTGTCGGCAAAACAGAGCTTGCAAAAGCATTGGCTGAGACGCTGTTCGATGATGAAAAAAATCTGATTCGGATTGATATGACGGAATATATGGAGAAATTTAGCGTATCCCGTTTAATCGGAGCGCCTCCGGGGTATGTTGGTTATGAAGAGGGCGGTCAGCTGACTGAAGCCGTTCGTCGCCATCCTTATAGTGTTGTGCTGTTTGATGAGGTAGAGAAGGCCCATCCGGATGTCTTTAATGTATTGCTTCAGGTCCTTGATGACGGAAGAATTACGGACAGCCAGGGGCGTACCGTTGATTTTAAGAATACCATCATTATTCTGACTTCTAATTTAGGGTCCCAGTATATTCTGGAAGGAATTGGAGAGGATGGTTCTATCAGCGAAGAAGCGAGAAATCAAGTTCATGCACTTCTCAGAAAGCAGTTCCGTCCGGAATTCTTGAACCGCTTGGACGAGATCGTATTCTATAAACCTCTGCAGCGTTCTGAGATTGATCAGATTGTCAACCTACAGATGGAAGATCTTCGCCGCCGTCTGGTAGATAAAGAGCTGGATGTCACGCTTACTGACCGTGCCCGCGATTATGTGGTAGATCAGGCGTTTGATCCCGCTTATGGTGCGCGTCCGCTTAAGAGATTTCTGCAGAGCAGAGTGGAGACGTTAATCGCGAGAAAGATGATTGCCGGCGAAATTGCACCGCGCAGCACGATCGTGGTGGATTATGACGGCAAGGAACTGACTGCTTCTTCTCAAAAACAAGGGAACAAAAATCTAAAAAGTTCTTAA
- a CDS encoding conserved membrane protein of unknown function (Evidence 4 : Unknown function but conserved in other organisms) produces MRKLWILLKINFQAMLRSFSVGKKRSAGWIGALALMVFLALYLSGVYSFMLAAALSSIGNLQLLIPMMTILATIVSVIFTIFAASGLVFGSKDSNLLLPLPVSAFTVMLSKVLALYLENLVFCGLWMIPATVAYLFYGGGSAFLIFPIIISIIFLPLLSSLLALLGGWLIAFLSAHSRHRALMGNLISGILLAVVLIGSMQINHILQTLLLNANQVEKTLHTGLFLFGWLMDALQGNFLSLLWLVLFCFLPFLLISWALSSHYQKLLSKMQSHVLRNDYHLQKLESNSQFAALFKKECGRYFGTTIYLFNTGIGVLMMLGFSVYAIIAGQSFLAAIQQIGEEILMPILALGICMILSMTNTTCVSISLEGNTFWVLKGSPVPTRVIFRAKAALNLIICWVSTIISVPLLGIAFSLSALSTISLLLVGLAMGVFVAQFGLMVNLKFPKMNGENDTIIVKQSAAAFCGIFGGMLLTALLAGAFYLLSSHLGIEQFLFLASAFLLLLALIIHRWLLTRGTEIFKTL; encoded by the coding sequence ATGCGTAAGCTTTGGATTCTTTTAAAGATTAATTTTCAGGCTATGCTGCGCTCATTTTCTGTCGGAAAAAAGCGTTCGGCAGGCTGGATTGGTGCGCTTGCTTTGATGGTGTTTTTAGCGCTGTATCTTTCTGGAGTTTATAGCTTTATGTTGGCAGCTGCTTTATCATCGATAGGAAATTTGCAGCTTTTAATTCCGATGATGACAATTCTGGCAACCATTGTTTCTGTAATATTTACCATCTTTGCGGCTAGCGGTCTTGTCTTTGGCAGTAAGGACAGCAATTTATTGCTGCCTTTACCAGTTTCAGCATTTACGGTGATGCTTAGTAAAGTGCTCGCACTTTATCTTGAAAATTTAGTGTTCTGCGGGCTCTGGATGATCCCTGCAACTGTTGCATATCTTTTTTATGGCGGCGGCAGTGCTTTTTTGATTTTTCCGATTATTATCAGCATCATTTTTCTACCGTTATTGTCGTCCCTGCTTGCTCTTTTGGGTGGTTGGCTGATTGCATTTCTCTCTGCACACAGCCGCCATCGTGCTTTGATGGGGAATTTAATCAGCGGCATTTTGCTGGCAGTTGTTTTGATTGGTTCTATGCAGATTAATCATATTCTTCAAACGCTGCTTCTCAATGCAAATCAAGTTGAAAAGACATTGCATACAGGACTCTTTCTGTTTGGCTGGCTTATGGATGCTTTGCAGGGAAATTTTCTTTCCCTCTTATGGCTGGTTTTATTCTGCTTTTTACCATTTTTGCTGATTTCGTGGGCACTCAGTTCACATTATCAGAAACTGCTTTCTAAAATGCAGAGTCACGTACTCCGCAATGATTATCATTTGCAAAAATTGGAAAGCAACAGTCAATTTGCTGCACTCTTTAAAAAAGAATGTGGCCGCTATTTTGGAACGACGATTTACTTGTTTAATACCGGAATCGGCGTATTAATGATGCTTGGATTTTCTGTTTATGCGATTATTGCGGGGCAGAGCTTTCTTGCTGCTATTCAACAAATCGGAGAAGAGATTCTTATGCCGATCTTGGCGCTTGGAATTTGTATGATTCTTTCGATGACAAATACAACATGTGTATCAATTAGCTTGGAAGGAAATACTTTTTGGGTTTTGAAGGGATCCCCTGTACCAACAAGAGTGATTTTTCGCGCGAAGGCAGCGCTTAATTTGATCATTTGTTGGGTTAGCACAATTATCAGTGTTCCTCTTTTGGGCATTGCATTTTCTTTGTCGGCGTTGAGTACAATCAGTCTTTTGCTGGTCGGACTTGCAATGGGAGTATTTGTAGCACAGTTTGGATTGATGGTCAATCTTAAATTTCCGAAGATGAACGGGGAAAACGATACCATTATTGTAAAGCAATCTGCAGCGGCATTTTGTGGTATTTTTGGAGGAATGCTGCTGACGGCACTATTGGCAGGTGCATTTTATTTGCTTTCTTCTCATCTTGGAATTGAACAGTTTTTATTCCTTGCAAGTGCATTTTTACTTTTACTGGCGCTGATAATTCATCGATGGCTTTTAACGCGCGGGACCGAAATCTTTAAGACTTTATAA